A portion of the Streptomyces sp. NBC_00376 genome contains these proteins:
- a CDS encoding DUF6104 family protein: protein MYFTDRGIEELEKRRGEEEVTFEWLAEQLRTFVDLNPDFEVPVERLATWLARLDDDEDED from the coding sequence ATGTACTTCACCGACCGCGGTATCGAGGAGCTGGAGAAGCGGCGAGGCGAGGAAGAGGTCACCTTCGAGTGGCTCGCCGAGCAGCTCCGTACGTTCGTCGACCTCAATCCCGACTTCGAGGTGCCGGTCGAGCGCCTCGCGACCTGGCTGGCCCGGCTCGACGACGACGAGGACGAGGACTAG
- a CDS encoding AAA family ATPase yields the protein MSEPSEWLIYRGAGEPHEGIEQLPPPPPWRDFASRGAPDPDEPDGDGSADRRLGGHRHVAELHRPGAEELEMINAALYLRRPLLVTGTPGAGKSTLAHSVAHELGLGRVLRWPIVSRTTLLDGLYHYDAIARLQDVQIAAHSAAAGTGAGPATDDVGSYIRLGPLGTALLPSDRPRVLLIDELDKSDIDLPNDLLNVLEEGEFGIPELERIADRLPDGEARVLDDDGNKVTVRGGRVQCTAFPFVVLTSNGERDFPAPLMRRCIHLELGRPDHQRLATFVRAHLGDEAARSGDDLIAHFLERSRSELLATDQLLNAIYLTDAAAPAGRDRLADLLIQRLDRPR from the coding sequence ATGAGTGAACCCAGCGAGTGGCTCATCTACCGAGGGGCCGGCGAACCGCACGAAGGCATCGAGCAGTTGCCTCCGCCGCCGCCCTGGCGCGACTTCGCGAGCCGTGGCGCCCCGGACCCCGACGAGCCGGACGGGGACGGCTCCGCCGACCGGCGCCTCGGCGGCCACCGGCACGTCGCCGAACTCCACCGGCCGGGCGCCGAGGAGCTCGAAATGATCAACGCGGCGCTCTATCTGCGGCGTCCGCTGCTGGTCACCGGCACCCCCGGCGCGGGCAAGAGCACGCTGGCTCACTCGGTCGCCCATGAACTGGGGCTCGGCCGGGTGCTGCGCTGGCCGATCGTGAGCCGGACGACACTGCTGGACGGCCTCTACCACTACGATGCGATCGCCCGGCTCCAGGACGTACAGATCGCCGCGCACAGCGCCGCAGCCGGCACGGGCGCCGGCCCGGCCACGGACGATGTGGGCAGTTACATCCGGCTCGGACCGCTCGGCACCGCGCTGCTTCCCTCGGACCGGCCCCGCGTGCTGCTCATCGACGAGCTCGACAAGAGCGACATCGACCTGCCGAACGACCTGCTCAACGTGTTGGAAGAGGGCGAGTTCGGCATTCCGGAGCTGGAGCGGATCGCCGACCGGCTGCCCGACGGCGAGGCGCGGGTACTCGACGACGACGGCAACAAGGTGACGGTGCGGGGCGGCCGGGTGCAGTGCACCGCCTTCCCGTTCGTGGTGCTCACCAGCAACGGGGAGCGGGACTTCCCGGCGCCGCTGATGCGCCGCTGCATCCATCTGGAGCTGGGGCGCCCCGACCACCAGCGCCTCGCCACCTTCGTGCGCGCCCACCTCGGCGACGAGGCGGCGCGCTCCGGGGACGACCTGATCGCCCACTTCCTGGAGCGGTCCCGCAGCGAACTCCTCGCCACGGACCAGCTGTTGAACGCCATCTACCTCACCGACGCCGCCGCCCCGGCCGGCCGCGACCGCCTCGCCGACCTGCTCATCCAGCGACTCGACCGGCCGAGGTGA
- a CDS encoding CU044_2847 family protein, which produces MGDSDARITRIEMPDGTEVWARISGAEELAQSGSGPSFADIGAGNIADRVQARVESLQGVVTSVARSLAEPLRAVRPDEVSVEFGIELTAKSGKVVGLLADGEAKGSIKVTLTWNGGGPPLDPQVSAQSPGQQPATPSTSPSAPSSPTGPSAPSDPSAGAPTGAPAHAGGTGPDDGSGS; this is translated from the coding sequence ATGGGTGACAGTGACGCCCGTATTACGCGCATTGAGATGCCCGACGGTACGGAGGTCTGGGCGCGGATCTCCGGCGCCGAGGAGCTGGCGCAGTCCGGCTCGGGCCCGTCGTTCGCGGACATCGGCGCCGGGAACATCGCGGACCGGGTGCAGGCCCGGGTCGAGAGCCTGCAAGGGGTCGTGACCAGCGTGGCGCGTTCGCTCGCCGAGCCGCTGCGGGCCGTGCGGCCCGACGAGGTCAGCGTCGAGTTCGGGATCGAGCTCACCGCGAAGTCCGGCAAGGTCGTCGGGCTGCTCGCGGACGGCGAGGCCAAGGGATCGATCAAGGTCACGCTGACGTGGAACGGCGGCGGGCCGCCCCTCGACCCGCAGGTGTCCGCGCAGTCGCCGGGGCAGCAGCCGGCCACGCCCTCCACCTCTCCCTCCGCCCCGTCCTCTCCCACCGGCCCGTCCGCTCCGTCCGATCCGTCCGCCGGGGCACCCACCGGCGCACCGGCGCACGCGGGCGGCACCGGGCCGGACGACGGAAGCGGATCGTGA
- a CDS encoding Clp protease N-terminal domain-containing protein gives MFERFTKDARRAVTGAVAHAERTDAASVTEEHLLLALLDRQEGRAAFAAASLGLVDRRAAVEAELATARRHGGLTRADTDALAGLGIDVTEIVARVEEAHGEGALDRARRRGAKRRPFTRGAKGILTRSLRIAAGRGDRFIGDEHLLLALTACPGVAADVLAAHGATYVTVTRALYGDGEGEAGRFKEAG, from the coding sequence ATGTTCGAACGATTCACCAAGGACGCCCGGAGGGCCGTGACCGGCGCCGTGGCCCATGCCGAACGGACCGACGCGGCATCGGTCACCGAGGAGCATCTGCTGCTGGCCCTGCTGGACCGTCAGGAGGGGCGGGCCGCCTTCGCCGCCGCCTCGCTCGGTCTCGTGGACCGCCGCGCGGCCGTCGAGGCCGAGCTGGCCACGGCCCGCCGCCACGGCGGACTGACCCGGGCGGACACGGACGCGCTCGCCGGTCTCGGCATCGACGTGACCGAGATCGTCGCCCGCGTCGAGGAGGCCCATGGGGAGGGTGCGCTGGACCGGGCCCGGCGGCGTGGTGCAAAGCGTCGCCCGTTCACCCGCGGGGCGAAAGGCATCCTGACGCGGTCGCTGCGGATCGCGGCGGGGCGCGGGGACCGCTTCATCGGCGACGAGCACCTCCTGCTGGCCCTCACCGCCTGCCCCGGAGTGGCCGCCGACGTGCTCGCCGCACATGGCGCGACGTACGTGACGGTGACCCGCGCGCTGTACGGGGACGGGGAGGGCGAGGCGGGGCGGTTCAAGGAGGCGGGCTGA
- a CDS encoding DUF4097 family beta strand repeat-containing protein, whose product MPVSTWAIAEPQKLTFDDPVTSLNVRIVGGTVNVVGTEEPAARLEVSGIEGPPLVVTLEDGALTVAYEDLPWQNFLKWFDRKGWHRSAVVSLAVPAGSAVEVGVVGAGAVVSGIRGRTDVRGVTGDTTLVGLAGPVLADTVSGSVEAQSVTGELRFHSVSGDLTVVEGAGASVRAESVSGNMVLDLDPTGKPTDIRLTTVSGEVAIRLPHPADATVEANTASGSVSNGFEDLRVSGQWGAKKITGTLGAGTGKLRATTVSGSIALLRRPPAEDGPYDAEPTGKVL is encoded by the coding sequence ATGCCTGTGTCGACATGGGCCATCGCCGAGCCCCAGAAGCTGACCTTCGACGACCCCGTGACGTCGCTCAACGTGCGCATCGTCGGAGGCACCGTCAACGTCGTCGGCACCGAGGAGCCGGCCGCCCGGCTGGAGGTCTCCGGGATCGAGGGACCGCCACTGGTCGTGACGCTGGAGGACGGCGCGCTCACGGTCGCCTACGAGGACCTGCCCTGGCAGAACTTCCTCAAGTGGTTCGACCGCAAGGGCTGGCACCGCAGCGCGGTCGTCTCGCTCGCCGTGCCGGCCGGGTCGGCGGTGGAGGTCGGCGTCGTCGGCGCGGGCGCCGTCGTCTCCGGGATCCGCGGGCGTACGGACGTGAGGGGCGTCACCGGCGACACCACGCTCGTCGGGCTCGCCGGGCCGGTGCTCGCCGACACGGTCTCCGGCAGCGTGGAGGCCCAGTCGGTGACCGGCGAGCTCCGCTTCCATTCCGTCTCGGGCGATCTGACGGTCGTCGAGGGCGCCGGGGCCTCGGTACGGGCCGAATCGGTCAGCGGCAACATGGTGCTCGACCTGGACCCGACCGGGAAGCCCACCGACATCCGGCTGACCACGGTCTCCGGCGAGGTCGCCATCCGGCTGCCGCACCCGGCGGACGCCACGGTCGAGGCCAACACCGCGAGCGGCTCCGTCTCCAACGGGTTCGAGGACCTGCGGGTCAGCGGCCAGTGGGGAGCGAAGAAGATCACCGGCACGCTCGGCGCCGGGACCGGGAAGCTGCGCGCGACGACCGTCTCGGGATCGATCGCCCTGCTGCGCCGCCCGCCGGCCGAGGACGGTCCGTACGATGCCGAGCCGACCGGAAAGGTGCTCTGA
- a CDS encoding sigma factor-like helix-turn-helix DNA-binding protein: MTEATDLAARAGDRDPRVGLRAVAALRRLLEQLEAVQVRSARVQGWSWQEIAAELGVSRQAVHKKYGRQ, encoded by the coding sequence ATGACTGAAGCGACGGATCTCGCCGCGCGTGCCGGTGACCGTGACCCCCGGGTGGGGCTGCGGGCGGTCGCCGCGCTGCGCCGGCTGCTGGAGCAGCTCGAAGCCGTACAGGTCAGGAGCGCCCGCGTGCAGGGCTGGTCGTGGCAGGAGATCGCGGCCGAACTGGGCGTCAGCAGGCAGGCCGTGCACAAGAAGTACGGGAGGCAGTGA
- a CDS encoding SAV_2336 N-terminal domain-related protein, producing the protein MAGAGARHGPDGEHHPGDGDGVAGERAVVPREAGSDDDGVAVLGGTGPDDGVAVPREAGSGDDGVVVPHGTGLDDAGLFPAFVARLREAGLDPDVEQLRDALWLARWARHPDAPSADPDADTVTGGQGHIPGVRLPPEPPSSGRPEAPGPDAAKPAHDAPGDEPLPRADPGDPDRRITLYPVPRTGPSDRARPGGPSGTGTGAARKGRTAALAFGVPAAPALPAPLELQRALRPLQRYHPASPPLRSTLDETATAELSARAGGLIIPVFRGVSRGEAVLQCVMDASSSMLVWDRMFGELQQIFAQLGAFRDVQVRYLHQGPDGAAAVSRSPDPAAAPLNSADRLSDPTGRRVTVLVSDCAGPLWHSGRAHRLLHQLAAQAPAAVLQPLPQRMWNRTRLPVTYGSLSRGDGPGGAAVLKVVEQPGTGPAVHPGALAVPVLPPVEGALAAWARLLSGTGSGQISGAVGWVRADHPAAAAQRAGDGLSSLQLVSRFRSAASPAAGQLAVYLAAAPLHLPVMQLVQRTMLPHSGPSELAEVLLSGLLTRSRNEDGGEHDGQWYEFVPGVREALLGPLGRDEALLVLKHCSQYIEQRFGRGGPNFPALAFAQLGERRHERRYPSTPATAGTDPLEDGTPDGGIEEGGENEESGASGGSRVPHPFAEVAVRVLERFMPLPEQFVMRTGRGGHPSPVRTPNTAVESARALLRQFESDSMVQYLIDAVQLLRGAAVREEQPDTDPALWAEYARCVLRLWEVQGDAELLREAEYAAERAAAQPAAVRERAVLAKVLHAAADDRRRRGDRRGALELLRRADREYTAACSAPGLDPAEALRLTLERVRALEAQWRLDGDTALLQAACGMLEAFADVWPDQENRPTTLPLAHGRTMLKLAGATADTEQSRVYAGQAARSLRTAFEQGGGRHTLGTEVRVLLDLVDALLGSGEEPDEAATLVEQALATVRDQRQRAALRIRAGRVRAARYEHTGEPDELVAAADWFARAARDVPRDSRAHTDLLAEWGGTLLRRARLPDGRPHIGAAIRVLRDCRTETPAGSTRQAERLLMLGRALMLRHRATEDRVDLREAEHLFGLAAQEAADPLTEASCWLELGRSHLDAARVLQRPARLDDAAEAFRGAAEAAGRAEAELDSPQQVWQAVELGATANHWRGMTYERAGRPRAARDAYRSARQEWRKLPDGGGSAGGATAERLAELER; encoded by the coding sequence ATGGCGGGCGCCGGCGCGAGACACGGACCGGACGGCGAACACCACCCCGGCGACGGCGACGGCGTGGCGGGGGAGAGGGCTGTGGTGCCGCGTGAGGCGGGTTCCGACGACGACGGTGTTGCGGTGCTGGGCGGGACGGGGCCCGACGACGGTGTTGCTGTGCCGCGTGAGGCGGGTTCCGGCGACGACGGTGTTGTGGTGCCGCATGGGACGGGACTCGACGACGCGGGGCTCTTCCCAGCCTTCGTGGCGCGGCTGCGCGAGGCCGGGCTCGACCCCGACGTCGAGCAGCTGCGCGACGCGCTCTGGCTGGCCCGCTGGGCCCGTCACCCGGACGCGCCGTCTGCCGACCCCGACGCCGACACCGTGACCGGGGGGCAGGGGCACATTCCGGGTGTCCGCCTGCCCCCGGAGCCGCCGTCGAGCGGGCGGCCCGAGGCCCCAGGGCCCGACGCCGCGAAGCCCGCGCACGACGCCCCGGGCGACGAACCCCTGCCACGGGCGGACCCCGGCGACCCTGACCGGCGGATCACGCTCTACCCCGTACCGCGTACCGGACCCTCGGACCGCGCCCGCCCCGGCGGCCCGTCGGGCACGGGCACGGGCGCTGCCCGGAAGGGGCGTACGGCCGCCCTCGCCTTCGGTGTGCCAGCCGCCCCGGCGCTGCCCGCACCCCTCGAACTCCAGCGCGCACTCAGGCCGTTGCAGCGCTACCACCCCGCGTCGCCGCCGCTGCGCAGCACCCTCGACGAGACGGCGACCGCCGAACTCAGCGCCCGCGCAGGCGGGTTGATCATTCCGGTGTTCCGTGGCGTGTCCCGGGGCGAGGCGGTCCTGCAGTGCGTCATGGACGCCTCGTCCTCGATGCTGGTCTGGGACCGGATGTTCGGCGAACTCCAGCAGATATTCGCTCAGTTGGGTGCCTTCCGGGACGTGCAGGTCCGCTATCTGCACCAGGGCCCCGACGGCGCGGCCGCGGTGAGCCGCAGCCCCGACCCGGCCGCGGCGCCGCTGAACTCCGCGGACCGGCTGAGCGATCCGACCGGCCGCCGGGTCACCGTCCTGGTCAGCGACTGCGCCGGTCCGCTCTGGCACAGCGGCCGGGCCCACCGGCTGCTGCACCAGCTGGCCGCGCAGGCCCCGGCCGCCGTGCTCCAGCCGCTGCCGCAGCGGATGTGGAACCGCACCAGACTGCCGGTCACCTACGGTTCGCTGTCCCGGGGCGACGGACCCGGCGGAGCCGCCGTGCTCAAGGTCGTGGAGCAGCCGGGTACGGGCCCCGCCGTGCACCCGGGGGCCCTCGCCGTACCCGTTCTCCCGCCGGTGGAAGGGGCGCTGGCGGCCTGGGCCCGGCTGCTCTCCGGCACCGGATCGGGACAGATCTCCGGCGCGGTCGGCTGGGTGCGGGCCGATCACCCGGCGGCGGCCGCGCAGCGTGCGGGCGATGGACTCTCCTCGCTCCAGCTGGTCAGCCGCTTCCGCTCGGCGGCCTCACCCGCCGCCGGGCAACTGGCCGTCTACCTCGCGGCGGCCCCGCTGCACCTCCCGGTGATGCAGCTGGTGCAGCGCACGATGCTGCCCCACTCGGGCCCGTCCGAACTCGCCGAGGTGCTGCTCAGCGGGTTGCTGACGCGGAGCAGGAACGAGGACGGCGGTGAGCACGACGGCCAGTGGTACGAATTCGTGCCCGGCGTCCGGGAGGCGCTGCTCGGCCCGCTGGGCCGCGACGAGGCGCTGCTCGTGCTCAAACACTGTTCGCAGTACATCGAGCAGCGGTTCGGCAGGGGCGGGCCGAACTTCCCGGCCCTGGCCTTCGCCCAGCTCGGCGAACGCCGGCACGAACGCAGATACCCGTCCACACCGGCCACCGCCGGTACGGACCCCCTGGAGGACGGCACGCCCGACGGGGGGATCGAGGAGGGTGGCGAGAACGAGGAGAGCGGCGCAAGCGGCGGGTCGCGCGTCCCCCACCCCTTCGCCGAGGTCGCGGTCCGCGTACTGGAGCGTTTCATGCCCCTGCCCGAGCAGTTCGTGATGCGGACCGGACGCGGGGGCCACCCGAGCCCCGTACGGACCCCGAACACCGCGGTGGAGAGCGCCCGCGCCCTCCTGCGGCAGTTCGAATCGGACAGCATGGTGCAGTACCTCATCGACGCCGTGCAGCTTCTGCGCGGCGCCGCCGTGCGCGAGGAGCAACCGGACACCGACCCCGCACTGTGGGCGGAATACGCCCGCTGCGTGCTGCGGCTGTGGGAGGTCCAGGGCGACGCCGAACTGCTCCGCGAGGCCGAGTACGCCGCCGAACGGGCCGCCGCGCAACCCGCAGCGGTACGCGAACGGGCCGTACTGGCCAAGGTGTTGCACGCCGCAGCCGACGACCGGCGGCGGCGCGGCGACCGGCGCGGCGCGCTGGAGCTGCTGCGCCGTGCCGACCGCGAGTACACGGCCGCCTGCTCGGCCCCCGGCCTGGACCCCGCCGAGGCCCTCCGGCTGACCCTGGAACGGGTGAGGGCCCTGGAGGCGCAGTGGCGGCTCGACGGCGACACCGCCCTGCTCCAGGCCGCGTGCGGAATGCTGGAGGCGTTCGCCGATGTCTGGCCCGACCAGGAGAACCGCCCCACAACCCTGCCCCTGGCGCACGGAAGGACCATGCTGAAGCTGGCCGGGGCCACCGCCGACACCGAACAGTCCCGGGTGTACGCGGGCCAGGCCGCACGTTCCCTGCGCACCGCCTTCGAACAGGGCGGCGGCCGGCACACCCTGGGCACCGAGGTGCGCGTCCTGCTCGATCTGGTGGACGCCCTGCTCGGCTCCGGCGAGGAACCGGACGAGGCCGCGACACTCGTCGAACAGGCCCTGGCGACCGTACGCGATCAGCGGCAGCGCGCCGCGCTGCGGATCAGGGCCGGCCGGGTCCGCGCCGCCCGGTACGAGCACACCGGCGAGCCCGACGAACTCGTGGCCGCCGCCGACTGGTTCGCCCGCGCCGCCCGGGACGTCCCCCGCGACTCGCGCGCCCACACCGACCTGCTCGCCGAATGGGGCGGCACCCTGCTGCGCCGGGCCCGGCTGCCGGACGGCCGCCCGCACATCGGCGCCGCGATCCGGGTGCTGCGCGACTGCCGTACGGAGACGCCGGCGGGCAGCACCCGCCAGGCCGAGCGGCTGCTGATGCTGGGCCGCGCACTGATGCTCCGGCACCGTGCCACCGAGGACCGGGTCGACCTCCGCGAGGCCGAGCACCTCTTCGGCCTCGCGGCCCAGGAGGCGGCCGACCCGCTGACCGAGGCAAGCTGCTGGCTGGAGCTGGGCCGCTCCCACCTGGACGCCGCCCGGGTGCTCCAGCGCCCGGCCCGGCTCGACGACGCGGCCGAGGCGTTCCGGGGGGCGGCGGAGGCGGCCGGCCGGGCGGAGGCGGAGCTGGACAGTCCGCAGCAGGTCTGGCAAGCGGTGGAACTGGGGGCCACGGCCAACCACTGGCGGGGCATGACGTACGAGCGAGCGGGACGCCCCCGGGCCGCACGCGACGCGTACCGCTCGGCCCGCCAGGAATGGCGCAAGCTGCCGGACGGCGGCGGATCGGCGGGCGGCGCGACCGCCGAGCGGCTGGCGGAGCTGGAGCGCTGA
- a CDS encoding VMAP-C domain-containing protein, which produces MTQPPGGGAWQGPGGAESALIRLVKDATVRIHRPEPGYAPEGSDGDFLGSGFFIAPSWVLTCAHVAMEGRGRQVNVVYKTARGGDAVRVGGTVVAALPEEWPGTGGWPAPDLALIQLLRPVEHPCVYLSERSTGMNRGAYYFAGWADGGAGALKRLGRECRVVGTVDDWADGDEQVLIEASQLYAGMSGGPVVDLARGEVVGVLKSRSMDTNGGTAIGVERLRTLPVPDQAATAESDDPYQAVFHAHDRYHADRHNNPVDDEESWADVQRDLGAVAGPALTPQQRVDLLGRLAKLPPPVSTRSLLDTLGGLGYGYRTVGVPAPRGWRDGLGVLYDAREGDEALERILRYCMGAITAERPYVVPSTQRAEDALWDWVRETAKERLKPPFRREMARLRYQGRYDRGAEHVRTAEPADEPVRPVRAPTFVVLYLEPRAWEPDQYDWRVVARMTADDLPVTENYQGTRADELPARLAASLGKAFRMCDEPDSPAILQVVVPPALLDLEVENWQLPADSRPLGVQRPVVVRCSDEGTAPSDDAVREREARWNRIHTGPTRAAVLDCDDGMRVPVPVAAKLRGLPHETVPVFCRYGGRTDAQSVAGFARVLDDGFGVVLWRRPRTERAASCTEFHLRVVDTVDGAGVADRLPQKIHELRKGVREGRPDMFWSDGIALVYGNPQPPTPGPLLQAP; this is translated from the coding sequence GTGACGCAGCCGCCGGGCGGGGGCGCGTGGCAGGGGCCGGGCGGCGCCGAATCCGCGCTGATTCGCCTCGTGAAGGACGCCACGGTGCGCATCCATCGTCCGGAGCCCGGGTATGCCCCTGAAGGATCCGACGGCGACTTCCTGGGGAGCGGATTCTTCATCGCTCCGAGCTGGGTCCTCACGTGCGCGCACGTGGCGATGGAGGGGAGGGGGCGTCAGGTGAACGTGGTCTACAAGACCGCTCGTGGCGGCGACGCCGTCAGGGTCGGGGGCACGGTCGTGGCGGCCCTGCCCGAGGAGTGGCCCGGCACGGGCGGCTGGCCGGCCCCCGACCTCGCGCTCATCCAGCTGCTGCGGCCCGTCGAACACCCCTGTGTGTACCTCAGCGAGCGCTCCACGGGCATGAACCGCGGCGCGTACTACTTCGCGGGCTGGGCGGACGGCGGAGCCGGAGCGCTCAAGCGGCTCGGCCGGGAGTGCCGGGTGGTGGGCACCGTCGACGACTGGGCCGACGGCGACGAACAGGTGCTGATCGAGGCGAGCCAGCTGTACGCGGGCATGTCCGGCGGACCCGTCGTCGATCTGGCCAGGGGCGAGGTCGTCGGCGTACTCAAATCACGCTCCATGGATACGAACGGCGGTACGGCGATCGGCGTGGAGCGGCTGCGCACGCTGCCCGTGCCCGACCAGGCCGCCACGGCCGAGTCCGACGACCCGTACCAGGCCGTGTTCCACGCCCACGACCGCTACCACGCCGACCGGCACAACAACCCGGTGGACGACGAGGAGTCCTGGGCGGACGTCCAGCGGGACCTGGGCGCCGTGGCGGGCCCGGCGCTCACCCCGCAGCAGCGCGTCGACCTGCTGGGCCGGCTCGCCAAGCTCCCGCCGCCGGTCAGCACCCGCAGCCTGCTCGACACCCTCGGCGGCCTCGGGTACGGCTACCGGACCGTCGGCGTCCCGGCCCCCCGGGGCTGGCGCGACGGGCTGGGCGTCCTGTACGACGCCCGCGAGGGCGACGAGGCGCTGGAGCGGATCCTGCGCTACTGCATGGGCGCCATCACCGCCGAACGCCCCTATGTGGTGCCCTCCACCCAGCGCGCCGAGGACGCCCTGTGGGACTGGGTGCGCGAGACCGCGAAAGAGCGGCTCAAACCGCCGTTCCGCCGAGAGATGGCCAGGCTCCGGTACCAGGGCCGGTACGACCGGGGCGCCGAGCACGTGCGGACGGCCGAACCGGCCGACGAGCCGGTCCGTCCGGTGCGGGCCCCCACGTTCGTCGTGCTGTATCTGGAGCCCCGCGCCTGGGAGCCGGACCAGTACGACTGGCGGGTCGTCGCCCGGATGACCGCCGACGACCTGCCCGTCACCGAGAACTACCAGGGCACCAGGGCCGACGAACTGCCGGCCAGGCTCGCCGCCTCCCTCGGGAAGGCGTTCCGGATGTGCGACGAGCCCGACAGCCCCGCGATCCTCCAGGTCGTGGTGCCGCCGGCACTGCTCGACCTGGAGGTCGAGAACTGGCAGCTGCCCGCGGACAGCCGGCCCCTCGGGGTCCAGCGGCCGGTGGTCGTCCGGTGCTCGGACGAGGGCACCGCCCCGTCCGACGACGCCGTCCGGGAGCGCGAGGCGCGCTGGAACCGCATCCACACCGGTCCGACCCGGGCCGCCGTCCTGGACTGCGACGACGGAATGCGGGTACCCGTGCCCGTGGCGGCGAAGCTGCGCGGACTGCCGCACGAGACCGTCCCGGTGTTCTGCCGCTACGGCGGCCGGACCGACGCCCAGAGCGTAGCGGGGTTCGCGCGGGTGCTCGACGACGGGTTCGGCGTGGTCCTGTGGCGGCGCCCGAGGACCGAACGGGCCGCGTCCTGCACCGAGTTCCACCTACGGGTCGTCGACACGGTCGACGGGGCGGGTGTGGCCGACCGGCTTCCGCAGAAGATCCATGAACTGAGAAAAGGGGTGCGTGAGGGCAGGCCCGACATGTTCTGGTCGGACGGCATCGCCCTGGTCTACGGAAACCCGCAACCACCCACGCCCGGCCCGTTGTTGCAGGCTCCGTGA
- a CDS encoding PadR family transcriptional regulator produces the protein MPPVFAHGRLRLYLLKLLDEAPRHGYEVIRLLEERFQGLYAPSAGTVYPRLAKLEAEGLVTHATEGGRKVYSITDAGRAELAGRTGELADLELEIRDSVSELAAEIRDDVRGAAGKLRSEMRAAAHETRHTGSGAGSGSGSGSGSGRKGDWESAFGDLGDFGDKEAWRAAKEELRKAKQEWKEQARRAKDESRRAREDAQQARRQAKEAQDRAREQMQNAARQVQEHFARGDWPSGVREGLAEITGQLGGFARTGTWPPYVKPEPAGADDDWGKDTPRTGDPARDLDRLLDRFRDDIRDTARDRGVTQEQLTEARRHLSTAAAHIGALLRKGDDGQN, from the coding sequence ATGCCCCCCGTATTCGCCCACGGCCGCCTCCGCCTCTACCTGCTGAAGCTCCTCGACGAGGCCCCTCGCCACGGATACGAGGTGATCCGGCTCCTGGAGGAGCGCTTCCAGGGTCTGTACGCCCCCTCGGCGGGCACGGTCTATCCGCGCCTCGCCAAACTGGAGGCCGAGGGCCTCGTCACCCATGCCACCGAGGGCGGCCGCAAGGTCTACTCGATCACCGACGCGGGCCGGGCCGAGCTGGCCGGCCGCACGGGCGAACTGGCCGATCTGGAGCTGGAGATCCGGGATTCGGTCTCCGAGCTGGCCGCCGAGATACGGGACGACGTGCGCGGCGCCGCCGGTAAGCTGCGCAGCGAGATGCGGGCCGCCGCACACGAGACCAGGCACACCGGCTCGGGCGCCGGTTCCGGCTCGGGCTCCGGCTCCGGCTCCGGCCGCAAGGGCGACTGGGAGTCCGCCTTCGGCGACCTCGGGGACTTCGGCGACAAGGAGGCCTGGCGCGCCGCCAAGGAGGAGCTGCGCAAGGCCAAGCAGGAGTGGAAGGAGCAGGCCCGCCGGGCGAAGGACGAGTCCCGCCGCGCCCGTGAGGACGCCCAGCAGGCCCGCCGTCAGGCCAAGGAGGCCCAGGACCGGGCGCGCGAGCAGATGCAGAACGCCGCCCGGCAGGTCCAGGAGCACTTCGCACGGGGCGACTGGCCCTCGGGCGTACGGGAGGGACTGGCCGAGATCACCGGCCAGCTCGGCGGCTTCGCCAGGACGGGCACCTGGCCCCCCTACGTCAAGCCGGAACCGGCCGGGGCCGACGACGACTGGGGCAAGGACACCCCCCGCACCGGCGACCCGGCCCGCGACCTGGACCGGCTGCTCGACCGCTTCCGCGACGACATCCGCGACACGGCCCGGGACAGGGGCGTCACTCAGGAGCAGCTCACGGAGGCCCGCCGCCACCTGTCGACGGCGGCGGCCCACATCGGGGCGCTGCTGAGGAAGGGCGACGACGGGCAGAACTGA